One Setaria viridis chromosome 5, Setaria_viridis_v4.0, whole genome shotgun sequence genomic region harbors:
- the LOC117855262 gene encoding wax ester synthase/diacylglycerol acyltransferase 11 encodes MDNGAGASATLRKRALSIDTASAAAAIEFGSRAASGREEDKGGAVGAVEEEPVSPTGRLFREPNFRCHIVSVFGLAAPVDLPALRDGVAATLARHPRFCSVQALNEFEKDARPKWVRTAVNLDNHIIVPDLDPAATSADPDKALEDYVSSLSTRPMDHSVPLWEVHVLDFPTAEAAAAVALRVHHSVGDGVSMLSLFMACTRSAADPGALPSLLPARRAGPVYAVRRRQRPPSSSAAAGALDALAALAAWVVAFLVLAWHTVVDVVCFFATATSLLGDAPTVLKGQEGTEFRPKRFVNRTLSLDDVKFVKNAMSCTVNDVLLGITSAALSRYYFRKTGESDSNSITVRSAVLVNLRPTPGIQTLASMMESGKDNGARWGNKIGYMLIPFHLATHDDPIEYVRRATKVARRKKSSMESVFTFWSGDMVLKLFGIKAAAALCYGMFTHTTLSFSNMVGPTEQVLFCGNPIVYIAPGTYGHPHALTVHYQSYMNTVKLVLSVDESQFPDCHQLLDDFAESLRLIREAVPRKPEAAQGGASS; translated from the exons ATGGATAACGGCGCAGGCGCCAGCGCCACGCTGCGGAAGCGGGCGCTGTCGATCGacacggcgtcggcggccgcggcgatcGAATTCGGGAGcagggcggcgagcggccgggagGAGGATAAGGGCGGTGCCGTGGGcgccgtggaggaggagccggtgagCCCGACGGGGCGGCTGTTCCGGGAGCCCAACTTCCGCTGCCACATCGTGTCCGTGTtcggcctcgccgcgccggtCGACCTGCCGGCGCTCCGGGACGGTGTCGCCGCCACGCTCGCCCGACACCCGCGCTTCTGCAGCGTCCAG GCGTTAAACGAGTTCGAAAAGGACGCCAGGCCAAAATGGGTCCGAACGGCGGTGAACCTGGACAACCACATCATCGTCCCGGACCTGGACCCGGCCGCCACGTCGGCCGACCCGGACAAGGCCCTGGAGGACTACGTGTCGTCGCTGTCGACGCGGCCCATGGACCACTCCGTTCCGCTGTGGGAGGTCCACGTCCTCGACTTCCccaccgccgaggccgccgccgcggtcgcgcTCCGCGTGCACCACtccgtcggcgacggcgtctCCATGCTCTCCCTCTTCATGGCCTGCACCCGCAGCGCCGCCGACCCGGGCGCGCTCCCTTCCCTCCTGCCGGCCCGGCGCGCGGGCCCCGTCTacgcggtgcggcggcggcagcggccgccctcctcctcggcagcggcgggcgcccTCGACGCGCTGGCGGCGCTGGCCGCGTGGGTCGTGGCCTTCCTCGTGCTCGCGTGGCACACGGTGGTGGACGTGGTCTGCTTCTTCGCCACGGCGACGTCGCTGCTGGGCGACGCGCCCACGGTGCTCAAGGGCCAGGAGGGCACCGAGTTCCGGCCCAAGCGCTTCGTCAACCGCACGCTCAGCCTCGACGACGTCAAGTTCGTCAAGAACGCCATGAGCTGT ACTGTAAATGATGTTCTCCTCGGAATAACATCTGCCGCGCTGTCTCGGTATTACTTCCGTAAAACAG GTGAAAGCGACAGTAACAGCATCACGGTGCGGTCCGCTGTTCTTGTCAACTTACGGCCGACGCCTGGCATACAG ACATTGGCGAGCATGATGGAGTCCGGCAAGGACAACGGCGCGCGATGGGGAAACAAGATCGGCTACATGCTGATCCCCTTCCACCTGGCCACGCACGATGACCCCATCGAGTACGTTCGGAGGGCCACCAAGGTCGCGCGCAGGAAGAAGAGCTCCATGGAGTCCGTCTTCACCTTCTGGAgcggcgacatggtcctcaaacttTTCGGCATCAAG GCAGCAGCCGCGCTCTGCTACGGCATGTTCACGCACACCACGCTGTCCTTCTCCAACATGGTCGGGCCAACCGAGCAGGTCTTGTTCTGTGGCAACCCCATCGTCTACATCGCCCCCGGCACCTACGGGCACCCACAT GCCCTGACGGTACACTACCAGAGTTACATGAACACCGTGAAGCTGGTCCTGTCGGTAGATGAATCACAGTTTCCGGATTGCCATCAGCTGCTGGACGACTTCGCCGAGTCCCTCAGGCTTATCCGCGAGGCGGTTCCACGAAAACCAGAGGCGGCGCAGGGTGGTGCTTCCAGTTGA